In Archocentrus centrarchus isolate MPI-CPG fArcCen1 chromosome 1, fArcCen1, whole genome shotgun sequence, the following proteins share a genomic window:
- the LOC115789410 gene encoding zinc finger protein GLIS2-like: protein MLSVDEPLDLKLPSGRTHGPAILGKRSCPSSICAHVSAKRPRLQCTTFPSPPSSPDSLSSSQERPGSCFTPPAMDLSLSPSSRHAASLSPSPSSPSSLPPSSPMESPHNSSSPQPHLFSREAAFHRGVEPAASPQGYPFYLPVRSPPRSYSFPSSMFISQTREKPVSPEPSMDAQLACRWMKCHLLFDSLQDLVDHINDFHVKPEKDSGYCCQWEGCARNGRGFNARYKMLIHIRTHTNEKPHHCPTCNKSFSRLENLKIHTRSHTGEKPYICPYEGCSKRYSNSSDRFKHTRTHYVDKPYYCKMAGCLKRYTDPSSLRKHIKAHGHFVAQEPGTSSRSGTGLGLPGHQSPTEQPSVSGAPVIIPGAAAALLGGFGTSLPLSAFCHARALGHHGAPLFSMGGGGSMGPLSLSDSPLLRFGLSAASMFGLGTLGGLGQVARREPEDGEESEEGEEGEALNLSAGVGLRRSDALSWVVVPSRALLLKPAVVS from the exons ATGTTGTCTGTGGATGAGCCACTGGACCTGAAGCTTCCATCAGGACGAACACACGGTCCAGCGATACTGGGAAAGAGGAGCTGCCCTTCCTCTATTTGTGCCCACGTCAGCGCCAAACGACCACGGCTACAGTGTACGACTTTTCcatcccctccctcctccccag ATTCCCTGTCTTCCTCACAAGAACGACCTGGGTCCTGCTTCACCCCTCCAGCCATGGACCTCAGCCtgtccccctcctcccgccaTGCCGCTTCTCTCTCCCCATCCCCTTCTTCCCCGTCCTCCCTCCCTCCGTCCTCTCCCATGGAGTCcccacacaacagcagcagccctcAGCCGCATCTCTTCTCTCGG GAAGCAGCTTTTCACCGAGGCGTGGAACCTGCAGCTTCACCGCAGGGCTATCCGTTTTATCTCCCAGTTAGAAGTCCACCGAGAAGCTACAGCTTTCCCTCTTCCATGTTCATCAGCCAGACTCGAGAAAAGCCAGTTTCTCCAGAACCCTCCATGGATGCTCAGTTGGCCTGCCGTTGGATGAAG tGCCACTTGCTGTTTGATTCGCTGCAGGATTTGGTGGATCACATCAATGACTTCCATGTCAAGCCTGAAAAGGATTCTGGGTACTGCTGCCAGTGGGAAGGCTGTGCTCGAAATGGGAGAGGCTTCAATGCCAG GTACAAAATGCTGATTCATATCCGTACCCACACCAATGAGAAGCCACACCATTGCCCCACCTGTAACAAGAGCTTCTCACGTCTGGAGAACCTGAAGATACACACCCGCTCACACACAG gGGAAAAGCCTTACATCTGTCCTTATGAAGGTTGCAGCAAGCGCTACTCCAACTCTAGTGACCGCTTCAAGCACACTCGCACCCACTACGTGGACAAGCCTTACTACTGCAAGATGGCAGGCTGCCTGAAGCGCTATACGGACCCCAGCTCCCTGCGTAAGCACATCAAAGCCCATGGGCACTTTGTTGCCCAGGAGCCAGGCACTTCAAGCAGGTCGGGGACAGGGCTGGGCCTTCCTGGCCACCAGAGTCCCACTGAACAGCCCTCTGTAAGCGGAGCTCCTGTCATCATTCCCggggctgctgcagctctgcttggGGGCTTTGGGACCTCCTTGCCACTCTCTGCTTTCTGCCATGCCAGAGCCCTAGGCCACCATGGGGCACCACTCTTTTCCATGGGTGGAGGAGGAAGCATGGGACCGCTCAGCCTTTCAGACTCCCCACTGTTGCGCTTTGGACTTTCAGCTGCCTCGATGTTCGGGTTGGGCACTTTGGGAGGTCTGGGGCAGGTGGCAAGAAGGGAGCCAGAGGACGGAGAGGAatcagaggaaggagaggaaggggaAGCGCTGAACCTCTCTGCAGGGGTGGGGCTGAGACGAAGTGACGCTTTGTCCTGGGTCGTTGTTCCATCAAGGGCGCTACTCCTCAAACCAGCTGTTGTCAGTTAG